The stretch of DNA GTTGGGTGACGTGACGTTGGGCGATCGCATTGTATCCATCTTCGGCTTTGTCTTCTAAATCTTCGGAACTGCGTACCAAAGCGCCAGCGCCACCTGCAATAATTCCTTGAACTAGTTCAGGAGAAGTACAAAATGTTGGCGGACACTCCGCCGCGTCTAACACGCCTAATCTGCCACTTGTACCTGCGCCAATATAAAATAATCGACCTCCATGATGTAAAGCTTTGGCGGTGCAGTCAATCGCCGCAGCGAGTTCGTGTTTTGCCGCTGCGACAGCTGCGATCGCGTTTTGATCTTCCTGATTAAAAAGTTCGACAAACTCTAAGGAACTCAACTGATCCAAGTTTCGACTATTAGTATTGACCTGTTCTGTCAATAGATGACCGCGCCCCTCTGCTTGAATCATGCTGTTTGCTCCTGCGATTGAAATCTGATGCTGTATATTACAGTAGTCCTTCTAACTTACGCCGAATATCGTCGAGGTCTAGGTTAGATTCTTCAGATTGAGTCTCTAACTGCCAATCAGTCTCTTCGACATTATGTTCGGGAGGAAGCGCTAACCCGCCTTCAGGAATCAGTTCCCAATCATAATCGGCGCTTTCGCAAAAGTCCTTGATTTCCTCAGCATCCATGGCTTCAATAGTTGGTGTAGGAAAGTCTTGGGCTTCTAGCATCAGCGCAAAGCGAGTTGCATCATCTTCGGCTTCAAACATCAAAACGCGATTGCGATCGCCGACGCGAATAGTATGAATACCTTCGTTCTCAGTGCGGGCATTAAATAACAAAACAAAAACACGCATGGGAGTAATCATGTTGTCTCCTTCTTCTTTATGGATTATGGTACAGTTACAAATTTCAGCAATCATTTGTAACAAAAACGGTAACTACAATCTCATAATTTACTAGCTACTTGATACTGATATCGGTATTTTATAAGTGTGTCATTTGTCCTTTACGCCATCAGTAGCCTTCAAGTGTAACTTGTAAACTTCAATGAAGAATCCCCCTGAGCTCGATAACCAAACCGATGAAAGACGTTCCGAGCGATCGCGATCGTTACTAAGTTATCGCACTGGAATTGCCATCGGTGCTCCTTTATTGTTGGGACTCGTAGCAGGTGGGTGGTGGTTGTGGACTTTTGTCAACGAGCAGTTAGCACCACTTGTAGAACGCAATTTAACGCAAACGCTCAATCGACCTGTACAGTTAGGACGGGTAGAACGGTTTTCTCCAACAAGTTTACGCTTTGGTGCTTCCGCAATTCCCGCAACCGCGACCGATCCAGACCGCGCTTCAGTCACTGCTGTAGATGTCACTTTTAACCCTTTACAACTTTTAATTACTCGCACATTAAGTCTCGATGTTACCTTAGTCAATCCTGACGTTTATCTAGAGCAAGATGCCGAGGGACGCTGGATTTCTACCACTTTAGCAGCCGAAGAAGGAACAGGACTAATACAAACGGAACTCGATCGCATTCGCTTCCGTAATGCTAATGTCGTCCTCGTACCTAATCCTGAGGCAAGAAACGAACCTATTGCGAACCAAGCAACAAAAGCATCGGTTACAGTCACCCAGGGCAATGGATTTGCGCAATTTTTAGATAATAACGATCTCATTCGCTACAACATTAGTGGCAATTTAGCAACTGAAGGGAATATTGAAATTAATGGTGAATCGCAGCTGAGCACCGAACGCACTAACTTACAAATTCAAGCACAAAATGTCCTTGCCTCAGAAGTGACGCGCTTGATTGATTTACCACTCGATCTGCAAGGTGGACGCGTTGACGGGAACTTAAACGTTCAATTGCGACAAGCACAAGAGCCTAAGCTGTTTGGTACTGCACAGCTGAATAAAGTTACCGCGAAAGTGGAACAGCTACCGCAGGCGTTTAATAATTCTAGTGGCACACTTGGTTTTCAGGGTACGCAAATTTGGCTCGATAACGTTCAAACAAGTTACGGAAGTATTCCGGCGATCGCCAACGGCGTACTCGATACTGAAGCAGGTTTTAATATTGCAGCAAGAGTGCCATCTGTAAGTTTTGCAAATGCTCAAAAAACTTTAGGATTGGATCTGCCAG from Chroococcidiopsis sp. TS-821 encodes:
- a CDS encoding DUF3110 domain-containing protein codes for the protein MITPMRVFVLLFNARTENEGIHTIRVGDRNRVLMFEAEDDATRFALMLEAQDFPTPTIEAMDAEEIKDFCESADYDWELIPEGGLALPPEHNVEETDWQLETQSEESNLDLDDIRRKLEGLL